The following are encoded in a window of Panicum virgatum strain AP13 chromosome 5N, P.virgatum_v5, whole genome shotgun sequence genomic DNA:
- the LOC120675245 gene encoding uncharacterized protein LOC120675245, with protein MARAHSHYYRLLVLLLLLLPAATGAPYSSLCHSPAAAKDVPFDHSHGGTTPALPWTSTGHFSGGGDLHFAAGRSYARAFSFHPRDGSASATADSAVTRLSATLTLEGSRLTRRHGNRPHSVSFDLDGYYSTAAAATAELCMVGSGSYAREDGSGVVVLSDVVLRLTVPRPSNLSAPFVTGRLGGVDFNPVALVAYAEDDYAYGEAASCPPAPPLDGARRVLRAGFSCRLLRALLGRGSYGLEYRQPGGRGASGFPLRLRHRSMYINQMSCAAADGAVRAYMVFYADQPAAFPSNDTARWGRERGFLVGDEALVADGFWDSSRSRLCLKACRVASSGQSGADLAVRECGIGASFWFPAVWSLRDRSVVAGMIWNASGSINGDAAAVISVSRTGGYAYQVAGIKYNYTRVEEAKQHHDSMPALSKERNGRFPGNSSFRDFAFGFSLKKRGLTGYAWPVAIGSALVEGDGLVADAAFAAEEVNRKRLVNVSYSLRYYAPTAYGDSSANSPQLRRISAEGVYDTRAGSLCMVACQAINVKSPESDCEVLVTVQFAPMDAVARERAVGMISSLRKPGDDPLFFEALDFAGDGMYVERLAESVSRMDMESIMQVASMALSCVFTALQLRHVKKHPEALPAMSVTALVVLAIGYVIPLVLNLEDTYSRDSRSRRQFVKLTGGGLLELNALVLRASTVLALVLQLRLLQLALSSRRSSADQAGSKREGSSPSSSSSDADADAERSTLWVCLPLYALGAAVVWIVHTSDGPPGLSAPPGPRLVDDLAAYAGLVLDAFLLPQVVRNALSGSRVRALSPWFYAGGAAVRAAPHAYDAFRRRTYVPSLRPSFAYAGPRDDLFGVGWDVAVPCGAAVLAALLFLQQRLGGAFLCGSKSRGAGEYEMVSTRS; from the coding sequence ATGGCGCGGGCTCACAGCCACTACTACCGTcttctcgtcctcctcctcctcctgctccccgCCGCCACGGGAGCGCCGTACTCCTCGCTCTGCCACTCCCCCGCGGCCGCCAAAGATGTCCCCTTCGACCACTCCCACGGCGGAACAACGCCCGCTCTCCCTTGGACCTCCACCGGCCacttctccggcggcggcgacctccacttcgccgccggccggtccTACGCCCGCGCTTTCTCGTTCCACCCCCGCGACGGCTccgccagcgccaccgccgacTCCGCCGTCACCCGCCTCTCCGCCACGCTCACCCTCGAGGGGTCCCGCCTCACCCGGCGCCACGGCAACCGCCCCCACTCCGTCTCCTTCGACCTCGACGGCTActactccaccgccgccgccgccaccgcggagcTCTGCATGGTGGGGTCCGGTTCCTACGCGAGGGAGGACGGCTCCGGCGTCGTCGTCCTCTCCGACGTCGTGCTCCGCCTGACCGTGCCGCGCCCGTCCAACCTCTCCGCGCCCTTCGTCACGGGCCGCCTCGGGGGCGTCGACTTCAACCCCGTCGCCCTCGTCGCCTACGCCGAGGATGACTACGCGTACGGCGAGGCCGCATcctgcccgccggcgccgccgctggatgGCGCGCGGCGGGTGCTCCGCGCGGGGTTCTCGTGCCGCCTCCTCAGGGCTCTGCTCGGCAGAGGCTCCTACGGCCTGGAGTACAGGCAGCCCGGTGGGCGCGGGGCGAGCGGCTTCCCGCTGCGGCTGCGCCACCGGAGCATGTACATCAACCAGatgagctgcgccgccgccgacggcgccgtGCGCGCGTACATGGTGTTCTACGCCGACCAACCGGCCGCCTTCCCATCCAACGACACGGCACGGTGGGGGCGTGAGCGCGGCTTCTTGGTCGGGGACGAGGCGCTCGTCGCCGACGGGTTCTGGGACTCGTCTCGGAGCCGGCTCTGCCTGAAGGCGTGCCGGGTGGCGAGCTCGGGCCAGTCCGGCGCGGACCTCGCCGTCCGCGAGTGCGGGATCGGGGCCAGCTTCTGGTTCCCGGCCGTGTGGTCGCTCCGCGACCGGAGCGTCGTCGCCGGGATGATCTGGAACGCGAGCGGCAGCATCAACGGTGACGCAGCGGCCGTGATCTCGGTGTCCAGAACCGGGGGCTACGCCTACCAGGTTGCCGGCATCAAGTACAACTACACCCGGGTGGAGGAGGCCAAGCAGCACCACGACTCCATGCCGGCGTTGAGCAAGGAGAGGAATGGCAGGTTCCCCGGCAACTCCTCGTTCCGGGACTTCGCGTTCGGTTTCTCCCTGAAGAAGCGAGGACTCACCGGGTACGCCTGGCCGGTCGCGATCGGCTCGGCCTTGGTCGAAGGAGACGGGCTGGTCGCCGACGCGGCTTTCGCAGCAGAGGAGGTGAACAGGAAGAGACTGGTGAACGTCAGCTACAGTTTGCGATACTATGCTCCAACTGCCTACGGGGATTCGTCTGCGAATTCGCCGCAGCTGCGGCGCATCTCGGCCGAAGGCGTCTACGATACCAGGGCAGGATCCCTGTGCATGGTGGCCTGCCAAGCGATCAACGTCAAGTCGCCGGAGTCGGACTGCGAGGTGCTCGTCACCGTCCAGTTCGCTCCGATGGACGCCGTGGCGAGGGAGCGCGCCGTGGGGATGATTAGCAGCCTGAGAAAGCCGGGCGACGACCCTCTCTTCTTCGAGGCGCTGGACTTCGCCGGCGACGGGATGTACGTGGAGCGGTTGGCGGAGTCGGTGTCCAGGATGGACATGGAGAGCATCATGCAGGTGGCCTCCATGGCGCTGTCCTGCGTGTTCACGGCCCTGCAGCTGCGCCACGTGAAGAAGCACCCGGAGGCGCTGCCGGCCATGTCGGTCACCGCGCTCGTCGTCCTGGCGATTGGCTACGTGATCCCGCTCGTGCTCAACCTCGAGGACACCTACAGCAGGgacagccgcagccgcaggcaGTTCGTCAAGCTGACCGGCGGCGGGCTGCTGGAGCTGAACGCGCTCGTGCTGCGGgcaagcaccgtgctggccctcGTCCTGCAGCTGCGCCTCCTCCAGCTCGCCCTGTCGTCGCGGCGGTCGTCGGCGGATCAAGCGGGAAGCAAGCGCGAGGgctcgtcgccgtcgtcatcgtcatccgacgccgacgccgacgccgagagGAGCACGCTCTGGGTATGCCTGCCGCTGTAcgccctcggcgccgccgtggtctgGATCGTCCACACGAGCGACGGCCCCCCGGGTCTTtcggcgccgccggggccgcggcTGGTGGACGACCTCGCGGCCTACGCGGGCCTGGTCCTGGACGCGTTCCTGCTGCCCCAGGTCGTCCGGAACGCGCTCTCGGGCTCCAGGGTGAGGGCGCTCTCGCCGTGGTTctacgccggcggcgccgcagtCCGCGCGGCGCCGCACGCATACGACGCGTTCCGGAGGCGGACCTACGTGCCGAGCCTGAGGCCGTCGTTCGCGTACGCGGGCCCCCGCGACGACCTCTTCGGCGTCGGGTGGGACGTGGCCGTACCGTgcggggcggcggtgctcgccgcGCTGCTCTTCTTGCAGCAGCGGCTTGGGGGCGCGTTCCTGTGTGGATCGAAGAGCCGAGGGGCAGGAGAATACGAGATGGTCTCCACTAGGTCCTAG
- the LOC120675246 gene encoding uncharacterized protein LOC120675246, with amino-acid sequence MAPRRLAAGRLCALFLLLSSTAALSSGASTVDSICTIPSHPPERRPSASKDDALELLNSFQLNAGYFFGGEDIHFAKDDGNESYSYVTRSFSLFPHSVDLTADDSLLHVAATLTLSSGRGRSYLTSRGRRRRYVGDHHVRFYLDGYYSSTSDELCMTGAGTYSSDGGSGSIEHLEGAVLKLRIPSPSNLSDPFVTGRLKGASFEAISLVAYAEGFYQYAESVVSCSTLQPSSPARGASQALGANFSCAHLKEHLVTSYNLQHGGGGAHAPALMGLQLQAPRLHVGQVQCTARGEVRAYAVLYNDTSKWGQLQPHPPFMAGEEVLVAEGRWDSNRSVLCLTACRVERSAETSPSVKECGVGMSFWFPGAWTIRERSVVAGKIWNTSSEAAGGGGGSGDVISVSSIDGHNQRSNFSDVRYQYTMVEEAKKSYFNDPVLSDPEKKEKVTGSPFVAPNYTDHDFAFHFYEANKDAMGSGRAYPVTIGSAVVYGDQLAADDSFSRHAMVDMKQLQDGELVNVSYDIRQHVPPAGWVRPKNNSYSVRLEERRIAAEGVFDPRTGVLCMVACREHNSSTTDCQILITVQFASMDGEARQQGHGRGAISSLRNKTTDPLFFDKIEISLFGMYSGEVAESVSRMDLESIMLVVSTSLPCIFAVLQIFHVKRRPEAAAGTSITMLVVLALGHVAPLVVGSEALFLSRTRPYAAAPFRSYVPYELSQAMMRAPTLIALLLQLRLVQLAWSARKKTTADDAGRSAAAAERRALWLCVPVYLAGGAITVVAHAMSAHRAKREGSSLTVRLGPEPATLWEDLVSSAGLALDAFLLPQVAMNAFAAPAAGAGRIRALSPWFYAGGTVVRALPHVYDVVRARRYVPSLSPSYVYASPRYDRFGVGWDVAVPCGAALLAVLLFLQQRARRPAAAAPLFPSRSRLGEYEMVSNL; translated from the coding sequence ATGGCACCTCGCAGATTGGCCGCTGGCCGCCTCTgcgccctcttcctcctcctgtcgtccaccgccgccctctcctccgGTGCCTCCACCGTGGACTCCATCTGCACCATCCCCTCCCAtcctcccgagcgccgcccgtccGCCAGCAAGGACGACGCCCTCGAACTCCTCAACTCGTTCCAGCTCAACGCCGGCTACTTCTTTGGCGGCGAGGACATCCACTTCGCGAAAGATGACGGCAACGAGTCCTACTCCTACGTGACCCGCTCCTTCTCCCTGTTCCCTCACAGCGTCGACCTCACCGCCGACGACAGCCTCCTCCACGTCGCCGCCACGTTAACCCTTTccagcggccgcggccgcagctACTTGACATCCCGTGGACGACGGCGCCGCTACGTGGGCGACCACCATGTCCGCTTCTATCTCGACGGCTACTACTCCTCCACCTCCGATGAGCTCTGCATGACTGGCGCAGGCACCTACTCTTCCGATGGAGGCTCGGGCTCCATCGAACACCTTGAGGGCGCCGTCCTCAAGCTCCGGATCCCGAGCCCATCCAACCTCTCGGACCCCTTCGTCACTGGCCGCCTCAAGGGCGCCAGCTTCGAGGCCATCTCCCTCGTCGCGTACGCCGAGGGCTTCTACCAGTACGCCGAGAGCGTCGTCTCCTGCTCGACGCTGCAGCCATCTTCTCCGGCGAGGGGCGCGTCCCAGGCGCTCGGCGCCAACTTCTCGTGCGCGCACCTCAAAGAACATCTCGTGACCTCTTACAATctgcagcacggcggcggcggcgcacacgcGCCGGCGCTGATGGGGCTGCAGCTGCAGGCGCCGCGCCTGCACGTCGGCCAGGTCCAGTGCACCGCGCGCGGCGAGGTGCGTGCGTACGCGGTGCTCTACAACGACACGAGCAAGTGGGGTCAACTGCAGCCACACCCACCCTTCATGGCCGGGGAGGAGGTGCTCGTCGCCGAAGGGCGGTGGGACTCAAATCGGAGCGTgctctgcctcacggcgtgccGTGTGGAGCGCTCAGCGGAGACGTCCCCGTCAGTGAAGGAGTGCGGCGTCGGCATGAGCTTCTGGTTCCCCGGCGCCTGGACTATCAGGGAACGGAGCGTCGTCGCCGGCAAGATCTGGAATACCTCGAGcgaagcggccggcggcggcggcggctccggcgatGTGATATCGGTGTCGAGCATCGACGGCCACAACCAGAGAAGCAACTTCTCAGACGTGAGGTACCAATACACGATGGTCGAGGAGGCGAAGAAGAGCTACTTCAACGACCCCGTACTGAGCGACCcagagaagaaggagaaggttaCGGGGTCGCCGTTCGTGGCCCCAAACTACACCGACCACGACTTCGCGTTCCATTTCTACGAGGCTAATAAGGACGCGATGGGGAGCGGACGCGCCTACCCTGTTACGATTGGCTCGGCGGTGGTCTACGGCGATCAGCTCGCCGCAGACGATTCCTTCTCCCGGCACGCCATGGTCGACATGAAGCAGCTGCAGGATGGCGAGCTGGTGAACGTCAGCTACGACATTCGCCAGCACGTCCCGCCTGCGGGCTGGGTGCGTCCCAAGAACAACTCGTACTCGGTCCGCCTAGAAGAGCGCCGGATCGCGGCGGAGGGTGTCTTCGATCCCAGGACGGGCGTCCTGTGCATGGTCGCCTGCCGAGAGCACAACAGCTCGACGACGGACTGCCAGATACTGATCACCGTTCAATTCGCCTCCATGGACGGGGAGGCGCGGCAGCAGGGCCATGGAAGGGGAGCGATCAGCAGCCTGAGGAACAAGACGACGGACCCTCTCTTCTTCGACAAGATCGAGATCTCCCTGTTCGGGATGTACAGCGGCGAGGTGGCCGAGTCGGTCTCGAGGATGGACCTGGAGAGCATCATGCTGGTGGTCTCCACGTCGCTGCCGTGCATCTTCGCCGTCCTGCAGATCTTCCACGTCAAGAGGCGAccagaggccgccgccgggacgTCCATCACCATGCTCGTCGTCCTGGCGCTGGGGCACGTCGCCCCCCTGGTGGTCGGCTCCGAGGCTCTGTTTCTGAGCAGGACGAGGCcgtacgcggcggcgccgttccgGAGCTACGTGCCGTACGAGCTGAGCCAGGCGATGATGAGGGCGCCCACCCTGATCGCCCTGCTGCTGCAGTTGCGCCTCGTCCAGCTGGCCTGGTCCGCGCGGAAGAAGACGACGGCGGACGATGCCGGCCggagcgcggccgccgccgagagGCGCGCGCTCTGGCTGTGCGTGCCGGTGTACCTGGCCGGCGGCGCAATTACCGTCGTCGCCCACGCGATGAGCGCCCACCGCGCCAAGCGGGAGGGCTCCTCCCTCACCGTCCGCCTCGGCCCGGAGCCGGCGACGCTGTGGGAGGACCTCGTGTCGTCCGCGGGGCTGGCGCTCGACGCGTTCCTGCTCCCGCAGGTCGCCATGAACGCGttcgccgccccggccgccggcgccggcaggaTCCGGGCCCTCTCGCCGTGGTTCTACGCCGGCGGCACCGTGGTCCGGGCGCTGCCCCACGTGTACGACGTGGTCAGGGCCCGGCGCTACGTGCCGAGCCTGAGCCCGTCCTACGTGTACGCGAGCCCCCGCTACGACCGGTTCGGCGTCGGCTGGGACGTCGCCGTGCCGTGCGGGGCGGCGCTGCTGGCCGTGCTGCTCTTCCTGCAGCAGCGGGCCCGTcgtccggccgcggcggcgcctctgTTCCCTTCGCGGAGTAGGCTGGGCGAGTACGAGATGGTCTCTAATCTTTAG